CTGGCTACTCAGCTCACCGCGTGTGTGAGCCGGCAAGTACCGTCCTGCGGCTTCGGCTGGAGGAAGGGGAACGGCGGTTTCAGGCAGGCGGGGGGTTGGACACGCTGTTGAGTCCTGAGGGAACGGGCGCGAGCCCGGGTGACCTCGGACTGCGGGACCAGGACCGCATCACCGGAAGGTGGTGTGGTTTTGGTGGGCCCGGTTGTTTTTTGAGAACTGCACAGTGGACGCGAGCATCTCTGGTGAACGATGAGAGCCGCTTTGAAGGGACCCTTCTTCGGGAGGGTGTCTTCGGGTTGGTCTTGTTGTTTATCTGCGATTTGTTCTGATCGTTTTGTGTGTTCAAGTTTTTAAGGGCATACGGTGGATGCCTTGGCATCAGGAGCCGATGAAGGACGTGGGAGCCTGCGATATGCCTCGGGGAGTCGGCAACCAGACTTTGATCCGGGGATTTCCGAATGGGGAAACCTGGCACCCGTCATGGGGTGTCGCCGCCTGCTGAATGTATAGGCAGGTTGGTGGGAACGCGGGGAAGTGAAACATCTCAGTACCCGCAGGAAGAGAAAACAATAGTGATTCCGTGAGTAGTGGTGAGCGAAAGCGGAGGAGCCTAAACCGTGCGCGTGTGATAGCCGGCAGGCGTTGCGTGTGCGGGGTTGTGGGACCACCCTGGTCCAGCTGCCGCTGGGCCGAGGAGTTATAAACCGCTGGGATAGTCGAATGGCTTGGGATGGCCGACCGTAGACGGTGAGAGTCCGGTAGACGAAATTTCAGTGGCTTCTGGGTGTGTTCCCGAGTAGCACGGGGCCCGTGAAATCCCGTGTGAATCTGCCACGACCACGTGGTAAGGCTGAATACTTCCTGATGACCGATAGCGGACCAGTACCGTGAGGGAAAGGTGAAAAGTGCCCCGGTGAGGGGTCGTGAAATAGTACCTGAAACCGTGTGCCTACAAGCCGTCAGAGCCTCCTCAGTTACCTTTCGGGGTTTCTGTTGGTGATGGCGTGCCTTTTGAAGAATGAGCCTGCGAGTTATGGTGTGTGGCGAGGTTAACCGGTGGCGGGTAGCCGTAGCGAAAGCGAGTCTGAATAGGGCGTTTTTAGTCGCATGCTGTAGACCCGAAGCGGAGTGATCTAGCCATGGGCAGGGTGAAGCGCCGGTAAGACGGTGTGGAGGCCCGAACCCACCAGGGTTGAAAACCTGGGGGATGACCTGTGGTTAGGGGTGAAAGGCCAATCAAACTCCGTGATAGCTGGTTCTCCCCGAAATGCATTTAGGTGCAGCGTCGCGTGTTTCTTGCCGGAGGTAGAGCTACTGGATGGCTGATGGGCCCTACCAGGTTACTGACGTCAGCCAAACTCCGAATGCCGGTAAGTGAGAGCGCGGCAGTGAGACTGCGGGGGATAAGCTTCGTAGTCGAGAGGGAAACAGCCCAGATCATCGGCTAAGGCCCCTAAGCGTGTGCTAAGTGGGAAAGGATGTGGAGTTGCTGTGACAACCAGGAGGTTGGCTTAGAAGCAGCCACCCTTGAAAGAGTGCGTAATAGCTCACTGGTCAAGTGATTCCGCGCCGACAATGTAGCGGGGCTCAAGCACACCGCCGAAGCCGTGGCATTGACACGTAAGTGTTGATGGGTAGGGGAGCGTCCTGTATCCGGTGAAGCCTCGGGGTGACCCAGGGGTGGAGGGTGCGGGAGTGAGAATGCAGGCATGAGTAGCGAATCACACGTGAGAAACGTGTGCGCCGGATGACCAAGGGTTCCTGGGGCAGGCTAATCCGCCCAGGGTAAGTCGGGACCTAAGGCGAGGCCGACAGGCGTAGTCGATGGACAACGGGTTGATATTCCCGTACCCGCTGGTATGCGCCAACGCTGAATCCTCTGATGCTAACCACCCGAACCATTCTTGAGGCCTTCGGGCCTGTTGGATGGGGAGCGTGGGACCCGAGGGGGTAGTAGGTGAGTGATGGGGTGACGCAGGAGGGTAGCTCAGCCCGGGCGATGGTTGTCCCGGGGTAAGGCTGTAGGGAGAGAGACAGGTAAATCCGTCTCTCGCGTATCCTGAGAGCTGATGCCGAGCCGTTTTAGGTGAAGTGAGTGATCCCATGCTGCCGAGAAAAGCCTCTAGCGAGTGTACCGGCGGCCCGTACCCCAAACCGACTCAGGTGGTCAGGTAGAGAATACCAAGGCGATCGGGTGAACTGTGGTTAAGGAACTCGGCAAATTGCCCCCGTAACTTTGGGAGAAGGGGGACCTCGCTCGGTGATGGCACTTGCTGCCTGAGCTGGGTGGGGTCGCAGAGGCCAGGGGGAAGCGACTGTTTACTAAAAACACAGGTCCGTGCGAAGTCGTAAGACGCTGTATACGGACTGACGCCTGCCCGGTGCCGGAACGTTAAGAGGACCGGTTAGGGGGACTTGTTCCTTCGAAGCTGAGAATCTAAGCGCCGGTAAACGGCGGTGGTAACTATAACCATCCTAAGGTAGCGAAATTCCTTGTCGGGTAAGTTCCGACCTGCACGAATGGCGTAACGACTTCCCCGCTGTCTCAACCACAGGCCCGGCGAAATTGCAGTACGAGTAAAGATGCTCGTTTCGCGCAGCAGGACGGAAAGACCCCGGGACCTTCACTATAGCTTGGCATTGGCGCTTGGAGCGTCTTGTGTAGGATAGGTGGGAGACTGTGAAGCTCAGACGCCAGTCTGGGTGGAGTCGTTGGTGAAATACCACTCTGGTCGTTTTGAGCGTCTAACCCGCACCCGTGTATCCGGGTGGGGGACAGTGCCTGGTGGGTAGTTTAACTGGGGCGGTTGCCTCCCAAAATGTAACGGAGGCGCCCAAAGGTTCCCTCAGCCTGGTTGGCAATCAGGTGGCGAGTGCAAGGGCACAAGGGAGCTTGACTGTGAGACGGACGTGTCGAGCAGGTGCGAAAGCAGGGCCTAGTGATCCGGCACCTACGTGTGGAAGTGGTGTCGCTCAACGGCTAAAAGGTACCCCGGGGATAACAGGCTGATCTTCCCCAAGAGTCCATATCGACGGGATGGTTTGGCACCTCGATGTCGGCTCGTCGCATCCTGGGGCTGGAGTAGGTCCCAAGGGTTGGGCTGTTCGCCCATTAAAGCGGCACGCGAGCTGGGTTTAGAACGTCGCGAGACAGTTCGGTCCCTATCCGCTGTGCGCGTAGGAGAATTGTGAGGGTCTGTCCCTAGTACGAGAGGACCGGGACGGACGAACCTCTGGTGTGCCAGTTGTCCCGCCAGGGGCACGGCTGGTTGGCTACGTTCGGTCGGGATAACCGCTGAAAGCATCTAAGCGGGAAGCCTTCCTCGAGATGAGTTCTCCCACCCCTTTGTGGGTGTAAGGCCCCCGGTAGACGACCGGGTTGATAGGCCGGAGATGGAAGCGCGGTAACGTGTGGAGTCGACCGGTACTAATAGGCCGAGTGGCTTGAACACACTGAACGTTCAGAGTGAGTCGCTGCGAGACGATGTTCGCGTCCCTGTGTGGTTCCCAGGAAACAACTGGGTGACCGCTGTTTTGATAAGTGAATTCTGAGCCGAATGGTTCGGACGTGGATTTGCACGCCCCCTTGGTTTTGTGGGGGGTGGTGCGTTAAGACGTTCGGTGGTTTTGGCGAGGGGGAAACACCCGGTCCCATCCCGAACCCGGAAGTTAAGCCCTTCAGCGCCGATGGTACTGCATGGGAGACCGTGTGGGAGAGTAGGACACCGCCGGACACATATTGCAGAAAGGCCCCGCCGTCACGGCGGGGCCTTTCTCATTTCCGCGGTTCCTTATCGTCCCGGGCGAGCCGGCACCTCGGTGGCCTTCTTCAGGGGTGCGTCGCGGGCTTGGCGCTCGGCGTCGAGCGCCGGCCTGTTCCGCGCGATGGCGCGTTTCTGGTGAGCGGCCTCCACGCCGGCCCAGACGTCCACGAGGCGCACCTCGCGTTCGCAGTGCACATCGGCCACGGCCGTCGCCGTCTCAAGAGGGCCGACCCGGTGTTCGGGTCTGTCCAGGAAGCGCCGGTCACGGGTGGCATCTCTCGGATTCGCGTAGAAGCGGCCGGCGCGCTTCATACAGGCGCTCCACCGCGCGAACGCGGCGCCGACGCGGCGGTCCTTCGCCGACATCTCCAGGGTCGTGAGCGAGCCGATCGGCGAGATTCCCGCTCGTCTGGGCGCGGAGCGGAGCGTCCGGGCCGCTTCGGCCACGCACCCGCCGTCTGGCACGTCACGCCCGTGAAGTCTGGCGGGGCCCTCTCCCCAGGCGGCCTGCCGTGCCTTCGCCGGCAGGCCGGGCCTCGCCGGACGCTTGCTGATCTCCGGCGTGCTGTAGCCGAGCCTCCTCGCCCGGGACTCGTCGGCGAGGCCGTAGCGGCGGGTGTTCTGCCCGAACGGGGGAGAAACCGCATCGGGCACATGTCGCCTGAGGCCGATGGCTAGGCTCGGTGGATGGCGTCGCTCTCACCCCGGCTTGCCGAGATCGTGGACGCGTTGCCGCTCGCGGCCGGCATGAGGGTGCTGGAGATCGGATGCGGACCGGGCGCGGCCGCGCGTGCCGTCGCCGCCCGCCTCGACGGCGGGCACATCGTCGCGATCGACCGCTCGCCCAGGGCGGTCGCCCAGGCGGAGGCGGCCTCGGCCGGAGAGATCCTTGCAGGGCGGATGAGCGTCCGGCAGGCCGCCGTCGAGGATTTCACGCTCGACGCCGGCGAAGCACCCTTCGACCTCGTCTTCGCCGTCCGGGTGGGGGCGCTCGACGGCCGCCATCCCCGAGCCGGCCGCGACGCCCTGCGGCGCATCGCCGCGGTCCTCGGTCCCGGCGGCCGCGTCTTCATCGACGGAGGCGACCCCCTGCGGGAGATCACCCCCTGACTTCGGGGAGGGGGCGGATCAGCGGCCGAGCGCCCGGTCGAGCGTGGCGGCCCACTGGCCGAGCAGACGGGCGCGGCGTGCCGAGTCGTCGGTGAGGAGATCGGCCAGTCCCAGACCGCGGACCAGGTCGAGCGTCGCCTGGACCGTTTCCCGGACACCGGGTACCGACTCGTCCGCGCCCAGGGCCTCCACGGTGAGGCGGTGGGCCTCGCGCCCGACCCGCGCCTCCAGGGGGACGACCTGTGCGCGGAGCTGCTCGTCCGAACTGGCCGCGACCCACAGCTGGAGCGCGGCACGGAAGAGCGGGGTCGTGTACATCTCGCCGAGCAGCGTGACGACGTCCAGGGTGGAGGGGCGGCGGTCGGCGAGCGCGTCCAGGCGTTCGCGCATCTGCGCCATCCGCACGTCCGAGCCGTACTCGACCGCCGCCGTCACCAGTTCCTCGCGCGTGCGGAAATGGTGCTGGGCGGCGCCCCGGGAGACGCCCGCTCGCTCGGCGACCACCGCCACCGTCGTGCCCGCCCAGCCAACGGAGGCCAGGCAGCCGATGGCGGCCTCCAGGAGGCGCCGCCGCGTGGCGCGGCTGCGGTCCTGCTGCGGTTCGCGGGGGACTGCCTGGGCGGTCATGAGGTCCTCGAAGTCGGTGGCCCTCCAGTCAACCAAACGATCAGGCGAAGAAACAATCATGCACGATTGATTTTTTAGAGGCGGGCTGGCAGGGTTCTGGCCATGAGCCAACCGCTGCGGGTCGGTAACGCCTCGGGCTTCTACGGCGACCGCTTCTCCGCGGTGCGGGAGATGCTGGAGGGCGGGCCGCTGGACGTCCTCACCGGCGACTACCTCGCCGAGCTGACGATGCTGATCCTCGGGCGCGGGAGGATGAAGGACCCGGACGCCGGGTACGCCGCGACGTTCCTGCGGCAGATGGAGGAGTCCCTCGGCCTGGCCGCGGAGCGCGGCACCGCGATCGTCGCGAACGCCGGCGGGCTCAACCCGCGGGGGCTGGCGGACCGGCTGCGCGAGCTGGCCGCCCGGCTCGGGATCGACGTGCGGATCGCCCACGTGGAGGGCGACGACCTGCTGCCCAGGGCGAAGGAGCTCGGCCTGGCCGACGGCCGCCGCGGAGGGCCGCTCACCGCCAACGCCTACCTGGGCGCCTGGGGGATCGCCGAGTGCCTGCGGGCCGGTGCGGACGTGGTGGTGACCGGCCGCGTCACCGATGCTTCCCTGGTCGTGGGCCCCGCCGCCGCGCACTTCGGCTGGGCGCGCGACGACTGGGACGCGCTCGCGGGCGCGACGGTCGCCGGGCACGTCCTCGAGTGCGGCGCGCAGGCGACCGGCGGCAACTACGCCTTCTTCCAAGAAATCTACAATGTAAAGGCGCCGGGCTTTCCGATCGCCGAGATCCGTGCCGACGGGTCCAGCGTGATCACCAAGCACGACGGAACGGGCGGCGCCGTAACGGCCGAGACCGTGACGGCCCAGCTCCTGTACGAGATCGGCGCGCCGTCCTACGCCGGACCCGACGTGACGACGCGGTTCGACACGATCGCCCTGGCGCAGGACGGGCCCGACCGGGTGCGGATCAGCGGCGTCCGGGGCCTCCCGCCGCCGCCGACCACCAAGGTGTGCCTGAACCACCTCGGCGGCCACCGCAACGAGATGACCTTCGTTCTCACCGGACTGGACATCGAGGCCAAGGCGGAGCTTGCGAAGGCGCAGCTGGAGGCAGCCTTCGCGGACGCCCGGCCGTCCCGCGTCGAATGGACGCTCATCGGCGCCCCCCGGCCGGACCCGGCCACGCAGGGGGAGGCCACCGCCCTGCTCCGCTGCGCCGTCCTCGACCCGGACCCGGAGAAGGTCGGCCGCGCGTTCAGCGGCGCCGTCGTGGAACTCGCCCTCGCCGGCTATCCGGGCTTCACCATGACCTCCCCGCCGGGGAAGGGCGGCCCCTACGGCGTCTACACGCCCGCTTACGTCCCGAACGAGGCCGTCGAGCACGTCGCGGTGACCCACGAGGGCGAGCGCGTGACCATCCCGGCCGCGCCTCTCGTATGCGAACTCGACACCCCCGGCGAGTCTCCACCTGCCGGGGGAGTTCCGCCGGGCGCCGCCGTTCGCGCACCGCTCGGCCGTGTCGCCGGGGCGCGGAGCGGGGACAAGGGCGGGGACGCCAACATCGGCGTGTGGGCCCGGACCGCCGCGCAGTGGCACTGGCTGGAGCCCTTCCTGACCACCGAAAGGCTTCGCGAGCTGCTGCCGGAGACCCGCGAGCACACCGTCCGCCGGCATGTCCTGCCGAACCTCCGTGCGGTGAACTTCGTGATCGAAGGGCTGCTGCAGGAGGGTGTGTCCGCCTCGACCCGGTTCGACCCGCAGGGCAAGGCCCTGGGGGAGTGGCTGCGGTCCCGCCTCGTCGACATCCCGGAGGCAGTCCTGTGACCCTGAGGAGCACGCTGGACACGCGGAGCCCGGAGTACCGGGAGCGCCGCGCGGCCATGCTGGAGAAGCTGGCGGCCCTGGACGCCGAGCACGCCAGGGCGCTGGAGGGAGGCGGCGAGAAGTACGTCGAGCGGCACCGCCGGCGCGGCAAGCTGCTGGCGCGCGAGCGGATCGAGCTGCTGCTCGACCCGGATTCGCCGTTCCTCGAACTGAGCCCGCTCGCCGCGTGGGGCAGCGACTTCCCGGTCGGCGCGAGCGTCGTCACCGGCATCGGCGTCGTCGAGGGCGTCGAGTGCATGATCGTGGCGAACGACCCGACGGTGCGGGGCGGGTCCAGCAACCCGTGGACGGTGAAGAAGAGCTTCCGGGCGTCCGACATCGCGCTGGAGAACCGGCTGCCCGTCATCAACCTGGTCGAGTCGGGCGGCGCTGACCTGCCGACGCAGAAGGAGATCTTCATCCCGGGCGGCCGCATGTTCCGCGACCTCACCCGGCTGTCGGCCGCGGGGATCCCCACGATCGCGCTCGTGTTCGGCAACTCCACTGCGGGCGGCGCCTACATTCCGGGCATGTGCGACCACGTCGTCATGGTCAAGGAGCGCGCGAAGGTGTTCCTCGGGGGGCCGCCGCTGGTGAAGATGGCGACCGGCGAGGAGGCGGGCGACGAGGAGCTCGGCGGCGCCGAGATGCACGCGCGCGCCTCCGGCCTCGCCGACTACATGGCCGCGGACGAGGCGGACGCGCTGCGCCTCGGGCGCCAGATCGTCGCGAACCTCAACCACCGCAGGCTCGGCCCCGCGCCGGGCCCGGTCGAGGAACCGCTGTACGACGCCGAGGAGCTGGCCGGGATCGTTCCCGAGGACCTGAAGGTCCCCTTCGATCCGCGCGAGGTCATCGCGCGGATCGCCGACGGGTCGCGGTTCGACGAGTTCAAGCCGCTGTACGGGACGAGCCTGGTCACCGGCTGGACGCGCGTCCACGGCTACCCGATCGGGATCCTCGCCAACGCCCAGGGCGTCCTGTTCGGGGACGAGGCGCAGAAGGCGGCGCAGTTCATCCAGCTCGCCAACCAGAGCGACACCCCGCTGCTCTTCCTGCACAACACGACCGGCTACATGGTCGGCAGGGAGTACGAGCAGGCGGGGATCATCAAGCACGGCGCGCTGATGATCAACGCGGTGGCCAACAGCGGGGTCCCGCACATCTCGATCGTCATGGGCGCCTCGTACGGGGCGGGCAACTACGGCATGTGCGGCCGCGCCTACGACCCGCGGTTCCTGTTCTCGTGGCCGAGCGCCAAGTCGGCGGTGATGGGGCCGCAGCAGCTCGCGGGAGTGCTGTCCATCGTCGCGCGCCAGGCGACGCAGGCGCGCGGGCAGGCCTACGACGAGGACCAGGACCGCGCGATGCGGGAGATGGTCGAGGCGCAGATCGAGGCCGAGTCGCTGCCGTTCTTCCTGTCCGGGCGGCTCTACGACGACGGGGTGATCGACCCCCGCGACACCCGGACCGTCCTCGGCCTGTGCCTGTCCGTCGTCCACAACGCGCCCGTGCGCGGCGCCGAGGGCTTCGGCGTCTTCCGGATGTGAGTGTCGAACAATGATCAACAGAGTACTGGTCGCCAACCGCGGCGAGATCGCCCGCCGCGTCCTGCGGGCCTGCCGGGACCTCGGCGTCGGGACGGTCGCCGTCCACTCCGACCCCGACGCCGCCGCGCCGCACGTCCGGGAGGCGGACGTCGCCGGGCGGCTGCCCGGCGCGTCCCCGGCGGAGACCTACCTGTCGGTGGAGCGGCTCCTCGCCGTGGCGAAGCGCGCCGGGGCCGACGCCGTCCACCCGGGCTACGGGTTCCTGTCGGAGAACGCGGACTTCGCGCGGGCGGTCGCCGACGCCGGCCTGACCTGGATCGGCCCGCCCCCCGAGGCGATCGCCGCGATGGGTTCCAAGATCGAGGCGAAGAAGCTGATGGCCGCGGCCGACGTCCCGGTGCTGCCCGAGATCGATCCCGCCCGGGTCGGGGACGCCGACCTGCCGCTGCTGGTCAAGGCGTCCGCGGGCGGCGGCGGGCGCGGCATGCGCGTCGTCCGGACGCCCGAGGAGCTGCGGGACGCCGTCGCGGGGGCGCGCCGGGAGGCGGAGTCGGCGTTCGGCGACCCAACCGTGTTCTGCGAGCCGCTGCTGGAGGACGCCCGCCACATCGAGGTGCAGATCCTCGCCGACGCGCACGGGACGGTCTGGACGCTCGGCGAGCGCGAGTGCTCGATCCAGCGCCGCCACCAGAAGATCATCGAGGAGGCGCCGTCCCCTGCCGTCGGCCCCGAGCTGCGCGCGCGGCTGTGCGGGGCGGCGGCGAGCGCCGCCCGCGCCATCGGGTACGCCGGCGCGGGCACGGTCGAGTTCATGCTGGCGCGCGACGGCCGCTTCTACTTCCTGGAGGTCAACACCCGGCTCCAGGTCGAGCACCCGGTCACCGAGTGCGTGTACGGGGTGGACCTCGTCCGGCTGCAGATCGAGGTCGCCGAGGGCGCCCGCCTTCCGGCCGCGCCGCCGGAACCGCGCGGCCACGCCGTCGAGGTGCGCCTCTACGCCGAGGACCCCGCACAGGACTGGCGGCCCGCCAGCGGGACGCTGCACACCTTCGAGGTGCCGGATGCCGACGCCGAGTTCGCCGTTCCGGCGGCGTACGGGCTGCGGCTGGACAGCGGCGTGGAGAGCGGCTCCGAGGTCGGCGTCCACTACGACCCGATGCTCGCCAAGGTGATCGCGTGGGCGCCGTCCCGGGCGGCCGCCGCGCGCCGGCTGGCGGCGGCGCTGCGCGGCGCCCGCATCCACGGCCTCACCACCAACCGCGACCTGCTCGTCCGGATCCTGGAGGAGCCGGGCTTCCTGGACGGCGCCACCGACACCGGATACCTCGACCGCGTCGGCCTGGACACCCTGGCCGCGCCGCTGGCGGACGAGGCGGCGGTCCGGGTCAGCGCGCTGGCGGCCGCGCTCGCGCAGGCGGCCGCGAGCCGGGCGGGCGCCGCGGTGCTCGGCGGGCTCCCGTCGGGCTGGCGCAACGTGCGGTCCCAGCCGCAGCGCCGGACGTTCCAGGGGCCCGGCGGCCCGGTGGACGTCGACTACCGGCTGGACAGGAACGGCCTGACCTCCGAGCTGTGCCCGGGAACGTCGCTGCTGTCCGCCGCGCCGGACGGCGTCGTCCTCGACCACGACGGCCTCCGCGAGACCTTCACCGTGACCGCCGCCGGGGACGCGGTGCACGTCGACTCCCGCCTCGGCCCGGTCACGCTCGTCGCCGTCCCGCGGTTCGCCGACCCGAGCGGGCGGATCGCCCCGGGCTCCCTCCTGGCCCCCATGCCCGGCACCGTCGTCCGCGTCGAGACCGAGCCGGGCGCGGAGGTCGCCGAAGGGCGGACCCTCGTCGTCCTGGAGGCGATGAAGATGGAGCACCGCATCGCCGCGCCGTCCGCCGGGACGGTCGCCGAACTGAACGTCACCGCGGGGCAGCAGGTCGAGTCCGGCGCCGTCCTCGCCGTCATCGAAGGGACCCCCGAATGAGCTTCGTCGAGACCGAGGAGCGGCGGGCCCTGCGCGCCGCGGTCGCCGAACTGGGCGGCAAGTACGGCTCCTCCTACTACGTGGAGAAGGCCAGGTCCGGGGAGAAGACCGACGAGCTGTGGGCCGATGCCGGGCGGCTCGGCTACCTGGGCGTCAACGTGCCGGAGGAGTACGGCGGCGGAGGCGGGGGCATCGGCGACCTCGCCGCCGTGTGCGAGGAGC
The sequence above is a segment of the Actinomadura coerulea genome. Coding sequences within it:
- a CDS encoding acyclic terpene utilization AtuA family protein, yielding MSQPLRVGNASGFYGDRFSAVREMLEGGPLDVLTGDYLAELTMLILGRGRMKDPDAGYAATFLRQMEESLGLAAERGTAIVANAGGLNPRGLADRLRELAARLGIDVRIAHVEGDDLLPRAKELGLADGRRGGPLTANAYLGAWGIAECLRAGADVVVTGRVTDASLVVGPAAAHFGWARDDWDALAGATVAGHVLECGAQATGGNYAFFQEIYNVKAPGFPIAEIRADGSSVITKHDGTGGAVTAETVTAQLLYEIGAPSYAGPDVTTRFDTIALAQDGPDRVRISGVRGLPPPPTTKVCLNHLGGHRNEMTFVLTGLDIEAKAELAKAQLEAAFADARPSRVEWTLIGAPRPDPATQGEATALLRCAVLDPDPEKVGRAFSGAVVELALAGYPGFTMTSPPGKGGPYGVYTPAYVPNEAVEHVAVTHEGERVTIPAAPLVCELDTPGESPPAGGVPPGAAVRAPLGRVAGARSGDKGGDANIGVWARTAAQWHWLEPFLTTERLRELLPETREHTVRRHVLPNLRAVNFVIEGLLQEGVSASTRFDPQGKALGEWLRSRLVDIPEAVL
- a CDS encoding acetyl/propionyl/methylcrotonyl-CoA carboxylase subunit alpha, with protein sequence MINRVLVANRGEIARRVLRACRDLGVGTVAVHSDPDAAAPHVREADVAGRLPGASPAETYLSVERLLAVAKRAGADAVHPGYGFLSENADFARAVADAGLTWIGPPPEAIAAMGSKIEAKKLMAAADVPVLPEIDPARVGDADLPLLVKASAGGGGRGMRVVRTPEELRDAVAGARREAESAFGDPTVFCEPLLEDARHIEVQILADAHGTVWTLGERECSIQRRHQKIIEEAPSPAVGPELRARLCGAAASAARAIGYAGAGTVEFMLARDGRFYFLEVNTRLQVEHPVTECVYGVDLVRLQIEVAEGARLPAAPPEPRGHAVEVRLYAEDPAQDWRPASGTLHTFEVPDADAEFAVPAAYGLRLDSGVESGSEVGVHYDPMLAKVIAWAPSRAAAARRLAAALRGARIHGLTTNRDLLVRILEEPGFLDGATDTGYLDRVGLDTLAAPLADEAAVRVSALAAALAQAAASRAGAAVLGGLPSGWRNVRSQPQRRTFQGPGGPVDVDYRLDRNGLTSELCPGTSLLSAAPDGVVLDHDGLRETFTVTAAGDAVHVDSRLGPVTLVAVPRFADPSGRIAPGSLLAPMPGTVVRVETEPGAEVAEGRTLVVLEAMKMEHRIAAPSAGTVAELNVTAGQQVESGAVLAVIEGTPE
- a CDS encoding TetR/AcrR family transcriptional regulator: MTAQAVPREPQQDRSRATRRRLLEAAIGCLASVGWAGTTVAVVAERAGVSRGAAQHHFRTREELVTAAVEYGSDVRMAQMRERLDALADRRPSTLDVVTLLGEMYTTPLFRAALQLWVAASSDEQLRAQVVPLEARVGREAHRLTVEALGADESVPGVRETVQATLDLVRGLGLADLLTDDSARRARLLGQWAATLDRALGR
- a CDS encoding acyl-CoA carboxylase subunit beta, which codes for MLEKLAALDAEHARALEGGGEKYVERHRRRGKLLARERIELLLDPDSPFLELSPLAAWGSDFPVGASVVTGIGVVEGVECMIVANDPTVRGGSSNPWTVKKSFRASDIALENRLPVINLVESGGADLPTQKEIFIPGGRMFRDLTRLSAAGIPTIALVFGNSTAGGAYIPGMCDHVVMVKERAKVFLGGPPLVKMATGEEAGDEELGGAEMHARASGLADYMAADEADALRLGRQIVANLNHRRLGPAPGPVEEPLYDAEELAGIVPEDLKVPFDPREVIARIADGSRFDEFKPLYGTSLVTGWTRVHGYPIGILANAQGVLFGDEAQKAAQFIQLANQSDTPLLFLHNTTGYMVGREYEQAGIIKHGALMINAVANSGVPHISIVMGASYGAGNYGMCGRAYDPRFLFSWPSAKSAVMGPQQLAGVLSIVARQATQARGQAYDEDQDRAMREMVEAQIEAESLPFFLSGRLYDDGVIDPRDTRTVLGLCLSVVHNAPVRGAEGFGVFRM
- a CDS encoding SAM-dependent methyltransferase, which codes for MASLSPRLAEIVDALPLAAGMRVLEIGCGPGAAARAVAARLDGGHIVAIDRSPRAVAQAEAASAGEILAGRMSVRQAAVEDFTLDAGEAPFDLVFAVRVGALDGRHPRAGRDALRRIAAVLGPGGRVFIDGGDPLREITP